A region from the Acyrthosiphon pisum isolate AL4f chromosome A1, pea_aphid_22Mar2018_4r6ur, whole genome shotgun sequence genome encodes:
- the LOC107883080 gene encoding uncharacterized protein LOC107883080, producing the protein MICSQKHIIHSCVWCTSQNTMIVIQYICVFLYVCQMSKFTYSKVIGRPKQSLSVDLPKCSSDDWICFEGKVIDNSSVMAYFSRYIYILWSYYYQDVKNINVNETNSMTIEIQNEEGPTDYDYYNELEQGILNDDSSNKVKRSLELVEEQPPEGTYRPPPNDDDTRTVRSLPDIPSTPSMPSMPSLPSLPSSSTPQPPTMPSVPSIPQPPTMPSMPSIPQPTTMPSSGPNTEATKYEVTTQSPEMEQLETTTEDYGNIGEPNCDYDPLSFVLKCGLNLITSIFGLSDTCCKPII; encoded by the exons ATGATTTGCAGTCAAAAGCACATTATTCATTCTTGTGTATGGTGCACTTCACAAAATACCATGAtcgtaatacaatatatttgtgtTTTCCTTTAT GTATGTCAAATGTCGAAGTTTACTTATTCCAAAGTAATCGGAAGACCCAAACAAAGTTTAAGCGTAG ATTTGCCAAAATGCTCATCAGATGATTGGATTTGTTTTGAAGGTAAAGTCATAGACAATTCTTCAGTCATGGCGTATTTTagcagatatatttatattctatggtCATATTATTACCAAGATGTGAAAAACATAAACGTTAATGAAACGAATAGTATGACCATTGAAATACAAAACGAAGAAGGGCCAACAgattacgattattataatgaattggaACAAGGGATTTTGAATGACGATTCCTCGAACAAAGTGAAAAGATCACTTGAACTCGTTGAAGAACAACCCCCTGAAGGAACTTATCGCCCTCCACCCAATGATGATGATACTAGAACCGTTCGTTCATTACCTGATATACCTTCAACGCCCTCGATGCCTTCTATGCCATCTTTGCCTTCTTTGCCCTCATCTTCAACCCCGCAGCCACCTACGATGCCTTCCGTGCCATCAATACCTCAACCACCTACAATGCCTTCCATGCCATCAATACCTCAACCCACTACAATGCCTTCAAGTGGACCAAATACAGAAGCGACCAAATACGAAGTAACGACTCAATCACCGGAAATGGAACAGCTTGAGACTACTACGGAAGACTACGGTAATATTGGTGAACCAAATTGCGATTACGATCCTCTTtcctttgttttaaaatgtggttTAAATTTAATCACTAGTATATTTGGATTATCTGATACATGTTGCaaaccaataatttaa